The Geotalea uraniireducens Rf4 genome window below encodes:
- the tuf gene encoding elongation factor Tu, giving the protein MAKAKFERTKPHVNIGTIGHVDHGKTTLTAAITKVLAGKGQAEFKAFDQIDNAPEERERGITIATAHVEYETDKRHYAHVDCPGHADYVKNMITGAAQMDGAILVVSAADGPMPQTREHILLARQVGVPYIVVFLNKADMVDDEELLELVELEIRELLSSYDFPGDDIPIIKGSALKALEGDTGELGEQAIMKLMEAVDSYIPEPVRAIDKPFLMPVEDVFSISGRGTVATGRVERGIVKVGEEVEIVGMKATAKTTVTGVEMFRKLLDEGRAGDNIGALLRGVKREDIERGQVLAKPGSITPHTKFKAEAYILTKEEGGRHTPFFNGYRPQFYFRTTDVTGIVELAAGTEMVMPGDNVAVTVNLITPIAMDEGLRFAIREGGRTVGAGVVSSIIE; this is encoded by the coding sequence ATGGCAAAAGCAAAATTCGAGAGAACAAAACCGCATGTAAACATAGGGACGATCGGTCACGTTGACCACGGCAAGACGACATTGACCGCAGCCATCACCAAAGTGTTGGCCGGAAAAGGTCAGGCCGAATTCAAAGCATTCGATCAGATCGATAATGCACCAGAAGAGCGTGAGCGTGGTATCACCATCGCAACCGCCCATGTGGAATATGAAACCGACAAGCGTCACTACGCCCACGTCGACTGCCCGGGCCATGCCGACTACGTCAAGAACATGATCACCGGCGCAGCCCAGATGGACGGCGCAATCCTGGTTGTGTCCGCAGCCGACGGCCCGATGCCGCAGACCCGTGAGCACATCCTGCTGGCCCGTCAGGTAGGCGTACCATACATCGTCGTATTCCTCAACAAAGCCGACATGGTAGATGATGAAGAACTCCTCGAACTCGTCGAGCTGGAAATCCGTGAACTGCTCTCATCCTACGACTTCCCCGGCGATGACATTCCCATCATCAAAGGCTCCGCCCTCAAGGCCCTCGAAGGAGACACCGGCGAACTGGGCGAGCAGGCAATCATGAAGCTCATGGAAGCCGTCGACAGCTACATCCCCGAGCCGGTACGCGCCATCGACAAGCCGTTTCTCATGCCCGTCGAAGACGTATTCTCCATCTCCGGCCGCGGCACCGTAGCAACCGGCCGTGTCGAGAGAGGAATTGTAAAAGTAGGCGAAGAAGTAGAAATCGTCGGCATGAAGGCAACCGCCAAGACCACCGTAACCGGAGTCGAGATGTTCAGAAAGCTGCTCGACGAAGGCCGTGCAGGCGACAACATCGGCGCCCTGCTGCGCGGCGTCAAGCGAGAAGACATCGAGCGTGGGCAGGTACTTGCAAAGCCGGGCTCCATTACCCCGCACACCAAGTTCAAAGCAGAAGCCTACATCCTGACCAAAGAAGAAGGCGGACGTCACACCCCGTTCTTCAATGGCTACCGCCCGCAGTTCTACTTCCGCACCACCGACGTAACCGGCATCGTAGAACTCGCCGCCGGGACCGAGATGGTAATGCCCGGAGACAATGTAGCCGTAACAGTAAACCTGATCACCCCGATTGCCATGGACGAAGGACTGCGATTCGCCATTCGTGAAGGCGGCCGTACCGTTGGCGCAGGTGTCGTCAGCTCTATTATCGAATAA
- the rpmG gene encoding 50S ribosomal protein L33: protein MRDIITLACTECKQRNYTTTKNKKTTPEKLEFKKYCRFCRTHTPHKETK from the coding sequence ATGAGAGATATCATTACTCTTGCCTGCACCGAGTGCAAGCAAAGAAACTATACCACCACAAAAAACAAAAAGACGACCCCTGAAAAGCTGGAGTTCAAAAAATACTGCCGCTTCTGTCGTACGCATACTCCGCATAAGGAAACCAAGTAG
- the secE gene encoding preprotein translocase subunit SecE, which translates to MLAKTKNFLEEVKAELAKVTWPARKETISTAWVVVVIIVLISLYLGACDVVLAKLIRFILR; encoded by the coding sequence GTGCTGGCAAAAACCAAAAACTTTTTGGAAGAAGTGAAAGCCGAACTGGCAAAGGTTACCTGGCCTGCCCGCAAGGAAACCATTTCTACTGCATGGGTTGTGGTTGTGATTATTGTGTTGATCTCACTGTATCTTGGTGCTTGTGACGTAGTTTTGGCTAAGCTCATCAGGTTTATACTCCGTTAA
- the nusG gene encoding transcription termination/antitermination protein NusG, with translation MAHKWYGVHTYSGFENKVRLSLSERIKNLGLEDKFGEILIPCETVVELKKGEKRTSSRKFFPGYILVNMELDDETWHVVKETSKVTGFVGGNNPFAIPDDEVAKITRRMEEGAEKPRPKVLFEVGETVRVVDGPFLNFAGVVEDVKPDKGKLRVMVSIFGRATPVELEFMQVEKQ, from the coding sequence ATGGCGCACAAATGGTACGGTGTACATACCTATTCAGGTTTTGAAAATAAAGTCAGACTCTCACTTTCGGAGCGGATAAAAAACCTGGGTCTTGAGGATAAGTTTGGCGAGATCCTGATCCCTTGTGAAACTGTAGTAGAGCTCAAAAAAGGTGAGAAGCGAACATCGTCTCGAAAATTCTTTCCCGGCTATATACTGGTCAATATGGAACTGGATGATGAGACGTGGCATGTCGTTAAGGAGACTTCGAAGGTAACAGGCTTTGTCGGTGGGAATAACCCCTTCGCCATTCCTGATGATGAAGTGGCGAAGATTACCCGGCGCATGGAGGAAGGTGCTGAGAAGCCTCGGCCCAAGGTTCTCTTTGAAGTGGGTGAGACAGTCAGGGTTGTTGACGGGCCGTTTCTTAATTTTGCCGGTGTGGTAGAGGATGTAAAGCCGGACAAGGGTAAACTGAGGGTCATGGTGAGCATTTTTGGCCGGGCTACCCCCGTTGAACTGGAATTTATGCAGGTTGAGAAACAGTAG
- the rplK gene encoding 50S ribosomal protein L11 produces the protein MAKKITGYIKLQIPAGKANPSPPIGPALGQHGVNIMEFCKAFNAKTQAEEGTITPVVITVFADRSFSFITKTPPASVLIKKALGIESGSSVPNKNKVGKLTKDQVKEIAAKKMPDLNAASLETAMKTIEGTARSMGVEIV, from the coding sequence ATGGCCAAAAAAATTACAGGATATATCAAACTGCAGATACCAGCAGGAAAGGCAAATCCTTCTCCGCCGATCGGACCTGCGCTTGGTCAGCATGGCGTCAATATCATGGAGTTTTGCAAGGCATTTAATGCAAAGACCCAGGCAGAAGAGGGAACGATAACCCCCGTAGTAATAACAGTATTTGCGGACAGGTCGTTCAGCTTTATTACCAAGACTCCGCCTGCATCGGTACTCATAAAAAAAGCTCTCGGGATAGAGAGCGGCTCAAGTGTTCCCAACAAGAATAAGGTCGGCAAGCTGACCAAAGACCAGGTAAAGGAAATTGCAGCGAAAAAAATGCCTGATTTGAATGCTGCAAGCCTCGAAACCGCCATGAAAACCATTGAGGGAACTGCGCGCAGTATGGGCGTTGAGATTGTATAA
- the rplA gene encoding 50S ribosomal protein L1 → MPTSKKLKEALAKVDRSKSYTLKDGIELVKNTAFAKFTETVDVAVRLGVDPRHADQMVRGAVVLPNGLGKDVRVLVFAKGEKEKEARDAGADFVGADDLVAKIQEGWFDFDTAIATPDMMGVVGKIGKLLGPRGLMPNPKVGTVTFDVGRAVNESKSGKVEFRVEKAGIIHAPVGKVSFDADKLKENILALVDALVKSKPSAAKGTYIKKISVSSTMGPGVNLDVSDVSSQVV, encoded by the coding sequence ATGCCTACTAGTAAAAAGCTTAAAGAAGCTCTTGCCAAAGTGGACAGGAGTAAAAGCTATACCCTGAAAGATGGGATTGAGCTTGTTAAGAACACCGCCTTTGCCAAGTTCACCGAGACTGTTGACGTTGCCGTCAGGCTGGGCGTTGATCCGCGGCATGCAGACCAGATGGTACGTGGCGCCGTGGTGCTTCCTAATGGTTTGGGCAAGGACGTGAGAGTCCTGGTTTTTGCCAAGGGAGAAAAAGAGAAGGAAGCCCGTGATGCCGGTGCTGACTTTGTCGGGGCCGACGATCTAGTTGCCAAGATTCAGGAAGGTTGGTTTGACTTCGATACCGCAATTGCTACACCTGACATGATGGGCGTTGTCGGTAAGATTGGCAAGCTTCTCGGACCACGCGGCTTGATGCCTAACCCCAAAGTGGGAACCGTTACCTTCGATGTCGGCCGTGCAGTCAACGAGTCCAAATCCGGTAAGGTAGAGTTCAGGGTTGAAAAGGCGGGGATTATTCACGCTCCTGTCGGCAAAGTTTCTTTTGATGCGGACAAGCTTAAGGAAAACATCCTGGCTCTGGTGGATGCGCTGGTTAAATCTAAGCCTTCAGCAGCTAAAGGCACCTATATCAAGAAAATCAGTGTTTCTTCAACTATGGGACCTGGTGTCAATCTTGATGTGTCTGACGTTTCTTCGCAGGTAGTCTAG
- the rplJ gene encoding 50S ribosomal protein L10 yields MNKEGKHQLVAEVHDKLQRAKAVFLADFRGMNVGQATDLRNELRKADVEYKVIKNTLLELASKGTDKEALNPYFAGPTAVAISYDDPVAAAKVLSRFAKEQTNPFTLKAGVLSGKAISPADIQALADLPSREVLIAKMLGSMQAPATNFVGVLAAVPGSFVRALNAIRIKKEGN; encoded by the coding sequence TTGAATAAGGAAGGCAAACATCAACTTGTAGCCGAAGTGCATGATAAGCTGCAGCGTGCCAAGGCTGTATTTCTGGCTGACTTTCGCGGCATGAACGTAGGACAGGCCACAGATCTCAGGAATGAACTGCGTAAAGCTGACGTTGAGTACAAAGTCATCAAAAACACATTGCTTGAACTGGCGTCAAAAGGGACTGATAAAGAGGCGTTAAATCCCTACTTTGCCGGACCTACTGCTGTTGCGATCAGTTACGACGATCCCGTTGCTGCAGCGAAGGTATTGTCCCGTTTTGCCAAGGAACAGACTAATCCCTTTACCTTGAAAGCCGGCGTGCTGTCAGGCAAAGCGATCAGTCCGGCTGATATCCAGGCCCTGGCTGATTTACCGAGTCGCGAGGTATTAATTGCGAAAATGCTCGGTTCGATGCAGGCCCCGGCAACCAATTTTGTCGGCGTGCTGGCAGCCGTACCAGGAAGTTTTGTCCGTGCGCTTAACGCGATTCGGATTAAAAAAGAAGGCAACTAA
- the rplL gene encoding 50S ribosomal protein L7/L12, protein MAEITKADVITFIEKMSVLDLAEMVKELEEKFGVSAAAPVAVAAVAGPAVAEAAEEQTEFDVILKAAGANKIAVIKVVRALTSLGLKEAKDLVDGAPQPVKSGVSKEEAEEAKKQLAESGAEVEVK, encoded by the coding sequence ATGGCTGAAATTACCAAAGCTGATGTAATTACTTTTATCGAGAAGATGTCTGTTCTGGATCTTGCTGAAATGGTGAAGGAACTTGAAGAAAAGTTCGGTGTGTCCGCCGCTGCTCCGGTTGCTGTGGCTGCTGTTGCCGGCCCGGCTGTTGCCGAAGCTGCTGAAGAGCAGACTGAATTCGATGTCATTCTCAAAGCTGCTGGTGCAAATAAAATCGCAGTTATTAAGGTTGTGCGCGCACTTACCAGCCTTGGCCTTAAAGAGGCGAAAGACCTGGTAGACGGTGCACCTCAGCCGGTTAAATCCGGTGTTTCCAAGGAAGAAGCTGAAGAAGCGAAAAAACAGCTGGCCGAATCAGGTGCAGAAGTGGAAGTTAAATAA
- the rpoB gene encoding DNA-directed RNA polymerase subunit beta: MAYSIANNPLLRKNFAKIKKIIEIPNLIDIQKNSYKRFLQLDVPAEARKYSGLEAVFKSVFPIKDFSETASLEYVSYSLGIPKYDVEECHQRGMTFAAPMKVKVRLVVWDVNKEPSTRSIRDIKEQEVYFGEIPLMTENGTFIINGTERVIVSQLHRSPGVFYDHDKGKTHSSGKVLYSARVIPYRGSWLDFEFDHKDILYVRIDRRRKMPATVLLKALGYSTDKLLNFFYKSEEIFFEGDKLMKIADPELLTNQKAVVDIVDPNTGEVLVKANRKFTKAAIRKMAEHGIKYIPITIEEVLGKVASHDIVDPATGEVLAECNEELTQVKIDEIKGRGIATFKVLFIDNLHVTSSLRDTILIDKIGSTDDALIEIYRRLRPGDPPTLKSALALFENLFFNPERYDLSAVGRLKLNYKLGLQIPLDCMTLTREDVLEVVRYLIDLKNGKGSIDDIDHLGNRRVRAVGELLENQYRIGLVRMERAIKERMSLQEVENLMPHDLINSKPVSAVVKEFFGSSQLSQFMDQTNPLSEVTHKRRLSALGPGGLTRERAGFEVRDVHPTHYGRVCPIETPEGPNIGLIASLSTYARINEHGFVETPYRLVKEGKVTTEVRFFSALEEEGHAIAQANAEVDSDGRFVADYISARKSGEFVLVGRDELELMDVAPMQLVSVAASLIPFLENDDANRALMGSNMQRQAVPLLRADSPLVGTGMERVVARDSGVSVVARHNGVVESVDASRIVVKIDEDEYDETGTGVDIYNLIKFARSNQNTCINQRPVVKIGDHVKRSDVIADGPSTDMGELALGQNVLVAFMPWGGYNFEDSILISERLVKDDRYTSIHIEEFECVARDTKLGKEEITADIPNLGEETLKDLDESGIIRIGAEVRPGDILIGKITPKGETQLSPEEKLLRAIFGEKAGDVRDTSLRVPPGVEGTVIGAKIFSRKGADKDARTELIEKAEEQKLRKDEQDEIRIIRESAVGKLKKLLVGKTAAVKFEGKDGKVLIVKGKAITEEALLSVPVDRWDEISIADDDTVDEKVAQILGTLNQQIDIIKYVFDDKIQKLKRGDDLPPGVIKMVKVYIAIKRKLQVGDKMAGRHGNKGVVSRILPEEDMPYLEDGRPVEIVLNPLGVPSRMNVGQILETHLGWAAKGIGWQIEDMLEKNSPQNQIKTYLKEVYGNKEMNKFLDSLEEEELNNVAKRLKRGVPMASPVFEGASEQGIQEMLGKAGFEYTGQVTLYDGKSGVAFKHKVTVGIMYVLKLHHLVDDKIHARSIGPYSLVTQQPLGGKAQFGGQRLGEMEVWAMEAYGAAYALQEFLTVKSDDVAGRTRMYEAIVKGKHTLEPGLPESFNVLIKELQSLGLDVELLENEEE, encoded by the coding sequence ATGGCTTATTCAATTGCGAATAACCCACTGTTGCGCAAGAACTTCGCCAAAATCAAGAAGATTATTGAAATTCCAAACCTGATAGACATTCAGAAAAATTCCTATAAAAGATTCCTCCAGCTAGACGTTCCCGCAGAAGCAAGAAAATATTCCGGCCTTGAAGCCGTGTTCAAAAGCGTTTTTCCCATAAAGGATTTTAGCGAAACCGCTTCTCTCGAATATGTTTCGTATTCTCTAGGTATACCCAAATATGACGTTGAAGAATGTCATCAGAGGGGTATGACATTTGCCGCGCCGATGAAGGTTAAGGTTCGGCTTGTCGTCTGGGACGTGAACAAGGAGCCCAGTACCCGCTCCATTCGTGACATTAAGGAGCAGGAAGTATATTTTGGCGAAATCCCGCTCATGACTGAGAACGGGACCTTTATCATCAACGGTACTGAACGTGTTATTGTCAGTCAGTTGCATCGTTCACCGGGGGTATTTTACGATCACGATAAAGGTAAAACCCATTCCAGCGGCAAAGTGCTTTACTCCGCCAGAGTAATCCCTTATCGGGGCTCGTGGTTGGATTTTGAATTTGATCATAAAGATATTCTTTATGTGCGTATAGACCGGCGGCGCAAGATGCCCGCGACGGTGTTGCTGAAGGCACTCGGCTATTCAACGGATAAGCTGCTCAACTTTTTCTACAAGAGTGAGGAGATATTCTTCGAAGGCGACAAGTTGATGAAGATCGCCGATCCGGAACTTCTGACAAACCAGAAGGCGGTCGTCGATATTGTCGATCCGAATACTGGCGAGGTTCTCGTCAAGGCCAATAGAAAATTCACCAAGGCAGCTATCAGAAAGATGGCTGAGCATGGTATCAAATATATTCCTATTACCATTGAAGAAGTTCTGGGCAAGGTTGCTTCGCACGATATTGTAGACCCTGCAACCGGCGAGGTGCTTGCCGAATGTAATGAAGAACTCACTCAGGTAAAGATCGATGAAATTAAAGGGCGAGGCATCGCTACCTTTAAGGTGCTTTTTATCGACAATCTGCACGTAACCTCTTCGCTGCGCGATACGATTCTTATTGATAAAATCGGTTCCACAGACGATGCTCTCATAGAAATTTATCGAAGGCTCCGCCCCGGCGATCCGCCTACCCTGAAGAGTGCGCTGGCGTTGTTTGAAAATCTTTTCTTTAATCCCGAGCGATACGACCTGTCAGCAGTCGGCCGGCTCAAACTGAATTACAAGCTTGGTTTGCAGATACCATTGGACTGCATGACCCTTACCAGGGAAGATGTCCTGGAAGTGGTCCGTTATCTGATCGATCTGAAAAACGGCAAGGGAAGCATCGACGACATCGACCATCTCGGCAATCGCCGTGTGCGGGCTGTCGGCGAACTGCTGGAGAACCAGTACCGTATCGGTCTGGTGCGGATGGAGCGGGCTATCAAGGAGAGGATGAGCTTGCAGGAGGTTGAAAACCTCATGCCGCACGATCTTATCAATTCCAAACCCGTCTCTGCGGTGGTGAAAGAGTTCTTCGGTTCTTCACAACTTTCACAGTTTATGGACCAGACTAACCCCCTGTCAGAGGTTACACACAAGCGCCGTCTTTCTGCACTGGGACCTGGCGGCTTGACACGTGAGCGCGCCGGTTTCGAGGTGCGTGACGTTCATCCGACACATTACGGCCGTGTCTGCCCGATTGAAACTCCTGAAGGACCGAATATCGGTTTGATAGCATCTCTTTCCACCTATGCCCGGATTAACGAGCACGGTTTTGTCGAAACGCCATACCGTCTGGTTAAAGAAGGGAAAGTTACCACGGAAGTCCGGTTTTTTTCTGCGCTGGAGGAAGAAGGGCACGCTATCGCCCAGGCCAATGCCGAAGTTGATAGTGATGGACGTTTTGTCGCTGACTACATTTCTGCCCGCAAAAGCGGAGAATTTGTTCTGGTCGGCAGGGATGAACTGGAGTTGATGGACGTTGCACCTATGCAGCTGGTTTCGGTTGCCGCCTCCCTGATCCCGTTTCTGGAAAACGACGACGCAAACCGCGCGCTCATGGGCTCCAACATGCAACGTCAGGCCGTGCCTCTGCTCAGGGCGGATTCGCCGCTGGTCGGCACCGGTATGGAGCGGGTCGTAGCAAGGGATTCCGGTGTGTCCGTAGTTGCCAGGCATAATGGCGTGGTTGAATCGGTAGACGCCTCGCGTATCGTCGTTAAGATCGATGAGGACGAATACGACGAAACTGGTACCGGTGTCGATATTTACAACCTGATCAAGTTTGCCCGTTCCAATCAGAATACCTGCATCAACCAACGACCTGTTGTTAAGATTGGCGACCATGTCAAGCGCAGCGACGTAATAGCTGATGGTCCTTCCACAGATATGGGCGAGCTGGCACTTGGTCAGAATGTGCTCGTTGCCTTCATGCCTTGGGGGGGCTACAACTTCGAGGACTCCATTCTTATCTCCGAAAGGCTGGTTAAGGATGACCGTTACACCTCCATTCATATAGAAGAGTTTGAATGTGTGGCACGCGATACCAAGCTGGGAAAAGAAGAAATAACGGCCGATATCCCCAACCTGGGTGAAGAAACCCTGAAGGACTTGGACGAATCAGGCATCATCCGTATCGGTGCCGAAGTAAGGCCAGGTGATATTCTGATTGGAAAGATCACCCCGAAAGGAGAAACCCAACTTTCTCCTGAGGAAAAACTGTTGCGTGCCATCTTTGGCGAAAAAGCTGGTGATGTACGTGATACGTCCCTGCGGGTACCGCCCGGTGTTGAGGGGACGGTGATCGGCGCCAAGATATTCTCGCGCAAAGGTGCGGATAAGGATGCCCGTACCGAGCTTATTGAGAAGGCTGAGGAACAGAAGCTGCGCAAGGATGAGCAGGACGAGATTCGCATTATCCGTGAATCTGCCGTCGGCAAACTGAAAAAACTGCTCGTGGGTAAAACTGCGGCAGTTAAGTTCGAAGGTAAAGACGGCAAGGTCCTTATCGTCAAAGGGAAGGCAATCACCGAAGAGGCATTGCTTTCGGTCCCCGTTGACCGTTGGGACGAAATTTCCATTGCCGACGATGATACCGTAGATGAGAAGGTAGCGCAAATACTGGGAACCCTGAACCAGCAGATCGACATAATTAAATATGTTTTTGACGATAAGATTCAGAAGTTAAAGCGTGGCGACGATCTTCCTCCTGGTGTCATCAAGATGGTGAAGGTTTATATCGCCATCAAACGCAAATTACAGGTTGGTGATAAGATGGCCGGCCGACACGGGAACAAGGGGGTTGTCTCCCGCATCCTGCCGGAAGAGGACATGCCTTACCTGGAAGACGGCAGGCCGGTGGAGATAGTATTGAACCCACTTGGTGTTCCTTCCCGTATGAACGTTGGTCAGATCCTCGAGACGCATCTAGGTTGGGCGGCCAAGGGGATCGGCTGGCAGATAGAGGACATGCTGGAGAAGAACTCTCCACAGAACCAGATAAAGACCTATCTAAAAGAGGTGTATGGCAACAAGGAAATGAACAAGTTCCTTGATTCCCTCGAAGAAGAAGAATTGAACAACGTCGCCAAACGCCTTAAGCGTGGTGTCCCTATGGCGTCACCTGTTTTTGAAGGGGCATCTGAACAAGGCATTCAGGAGATGCTCGGCAAGGCCGGCTTTGAGTATACCGGTCAGGTCACTCTTTATGACGGCAAGTCCGGTGTAGCGTTCAAACACAAGGTTACAGTCGGCATTATGTATGTGTTGAAACTGCATCACCTGGTTGATGATAAAATCCATGCCCGTTCTATCGGGCCTTACAGCCTGGTTACCCAACAGCCGCTGGGTGGCAAGGCGCAGTTCGGTGGTCAGCGTTTAGGTGAGATGGAGGTCTGGGCCATGGAAGCTTATGGCGCGGCTTATGCCCTCCAGGAGTTCCTCACCGTTAAGTCCGATGACGTGGCGGGCCGCACCAGGATGTACGAGGCCATTGTGAAAGGAAAACACACCCTTGAGCCTGGTCTCCCCGAATCGTTCAACGTACTGATTAAGGAGCTGCAGTCCCTGGGGCTGGATGTAGAACTTTTGGAAAACGAGGAAGAGTAA